In the Mastomys coucha isolate ucsf_1 unplaced genomic scaffold, UCSF_Mcou_1 pScaffold18, whole genome shotgun sequence genome, one interval contains:
- the Slc31a2 gene encoding probable low affinity copper uptake protein 2, which produces MPMHFIFSDEAVLLFDFWRVHSPTGMALSVLVVLLLAVLYEGIKVGKAKLLHKTLESLPTTTSQQLILEPDQDSTGSRSTSDNRTHLRWFLCYFGQSLVHVIQVVIGYFVMLAVMSYNTWIFLGVVLGSAVGYYLAYPLLNMT; this is translated from the exons ATGCCG ATGCATTTCATCTTCTCAGATGAGGCCGTGCTTCTCTTTGATTTCTGGAGGGTCCACAGCCCTACAG GCATGGCTCTCTCAGTGCTGGTAGTCTTGCTCCTGGCTGTATTGTATGAGGGCATCAAGGTTGGCAAAGCCAAGTTGCTCCACAAGACTCTGGAGAGCCTGCCTACTACCACCAGCCAGCAGCTCATCTTGGAACCAGACCAGGATTCTACAGGCTCCAGATCAACTTCAGACAATAGGACCCACCTCAG GTGGTTTTTGTGTTACTTTGGCCAGTCCCTAGTCCATGTCATTCAGGTGGTGATTGGCTACTTCGTGATGCTAGCTGTTATGTCCTACAACACCTGGATTTTCCTTGGTGTGGTCCTGGGCTCGGCTGTGGGCTACTACCTAGCCTACCCACTTCTCAACATGACTTAG